A single Anopheles maculipalpis chromosome 3RL, idAnoMacuDA_375_x, whole genome shotgun sequence DNA region contains:
- the LOC126564750 gene encoding glucose-fructose oxidoreductase domain-containing protein 1, whose translation MLPGIGMFGTGEVTHVLVPILRDKGFNIVAIWGRTGKEAEQAALELKIPFHTAKIDDVLLRKDVDLVFITCPPFLHSQISVKALGIGKHVVCDKPMTLMQSDALKMVRASQYYPTLISIVNHSLRFLPAIAHMKRAIQEGYIGPPGPCLDQTLIDVKVRMGPLFNRKRYDWLCDESMGGGALNLVGSHVIDLVKFLTERKAVRVHGTVRTYAMYASHAHTGIRRVAAPDVCTFQMELESDGSTSSALVTVNINCHESNNAFQQEVVIYGPAGHLTVRGGDLVGHRLNAETGAIKEEMLYVDVQDLQFSTSDTTLPRPYVKGLCKLVGALRDAFHPNKESAGWIKEPVQAAATFEDGLYVQAVLDAIRKSSTERCWTKVNISTESPTNQQKQNVLANAAARIASVSAIRADPSINHTGYF comes from the coding sequence ATGTTACCGGGAATCGGAATGTTCGGCACTGGCGAGGTGACCCACGTGCTTGTGCCCATTCTGCGTGACAAAGGTTTCAACATCGTGGCGATATGGGGTCGAACGGGCAAGGAAGCGGAACAGGCTGCGCTCGAGCTGAAGATACCGTTCCATACGGCCAAGATCGACGATGTGCTGCTGCGGAAGGATGTCGATCTGGTGTTTATCACCTGCCCACCGTTTCTACACTCGCAGATATCGGTGAAGGCGCTCGGCATCGGGAAGCACGTCGTGTGCGACAAACCGATGACGCTGATGCAGAGCGATGCGCTGAAGATGGTACGCGCGAGCCAGTATTATCCGACGCTTATTTCCATCGTGAATCACTCGTTACGGTTTTTGCCCGCAATCGCGCACATGAAGCGAGCCATCCAGGAAGGTTACATTGGGCCACCGGGACCGTGCCTTGATCAGACGCTGATCGATGTGAAGGTACGAATGGGTCCGTTGTTTAATCGGAAGCGGTACGATTGGCTGTGCGATGAGTCGATGGGCGGTGGAGCGCTCAATCTCGTCGGGAGTCATGTGATTGATTTGGTAAAGTTTTTGACAGAGCGGAAAGCGGTCCGGGTGCACGGAACGGTACGGACGTACGCTATGTACGCGTCACATGCACACACCGGAATAAGGAGAGTGGCGGCACCGGATGTTTGTACCTTCCAGATGGAGCTCGAAAGCGACGGAAGTACTTCGAGTGCGCTCGTAACGGTCAACATAAATTGTCACGAGTCTAATAACGCTTTCCAGCAAGAAGTCGTCATTTACGGGCCGGCGGGTCATCTAACGGTACGTGGAGGTGATCTGGTTGGGCACCGGTTGAATGCCGAAACGGGCGCCatcaaggaggaaatgctttaCGTGGATGTGCAGGATCTGCAATTTTCCACCTCGGACACAACGCTTCCGAGACCGTACGTGAAAGGTCTCTGCAAGCTGGTCGGTGCACTGCGAGATGCGTTCCATCCGAACAAGGAAAGTGCCGGCTGGATTAAAGAACCGGTACAGGCAGCGGCAACGTTTGAGGATGGCCTGTACGTCCAGGCGGTGCTGGATGCAATACGGAAATCGAGCACTGAACGATGCTGGACAAAGGTGAACATTAGCACCGAATCACCGACGAACCAGCAGAAGCAAAATGTGCTCGCCAATGCTGCCGCCCGTATTGCATCCGTGTCGGCTATACGGGCCGATCCCAGTATTAATCATACCGGATACTTTTGA
- the LOC126566023 gene encoding transmembrane protein 131 translates to MFSVGSEENHGRTSRSNNNSRHHRWTARFLGLVLLVLLQLESQVHFPPVAATPEDTSSTSASPSSATSSSSTSSSPRATQSGVGATSGSQSGSSSLIDGIILDENSLLLSAGPKILSEEAATHLFFHPPQLNFADRSIGDPHNQLVVLFNRHKNRSVYLGSISGSTAEFSSSYFKEKVIPPGGNTSFNVVFLPRKLGPADGSLLVHTSFGMLRYVVQGEGIECPYRLRPLVGLQAPLNATLSPEITLYNPHDTPLQIVEVYSSGGSFQLELPSGAQEGPQALWEIPPHSTRTVIRVRFHARTPGNHIAYVRIKISGGAANPSLVDKMLVVPIEVEISKETGLYSRIPFLELGIASSLSGAEMVSSTAARRTTTAATALAASVDDSEFGLSVRNGRNVTRLSLDLYNSGSQVVRVKSWVVQADDVESVRCLQVLVADGPTLHVEFDWSKLSSDRRHISGRILLKLERILSSSEEGEQAMGDEEETEEDGDHHQQQHQQEELQSPEESTSRSTYKYEQGVIRTSTNEYEGGTATTTEEGGAEGAERAKVVPSVYYIPFAGEVLKGSIQYNEEALRFLLPSSQHDQGTSSDGKMDKEEERGRPLVVRNHFNVPLSITNISVPENCSRYFAIENFRPVVLQPNDERTLLRIHRMAGVYHRLLNTYFTSLRLATNISDYELPVLGYSGRLERLLSPTVRDASLLTPTRLVQPSKMAVAEVDGDSQELDFGVLPIATIGEALVAFRNPNPIPIPIIHWKGAITSEAAVGAPTITVILRGCGPLRLDGLVFCHTVQPGEWIVYQISVQSGTIDSYQGRFTVKTDYEEIVTPLRFTTAVGELHLMRERLRFDDCFPGKLCSLSLLAASSFPTKIQIESIRTDVPGLSYEFLSPDKQRPLAPNQPVALYPDTVTSIGRLTLDPKAHCGPSDCYSSFDLLSKPFGVKWMATLDCYEQYRRLDSDKLLQQLQQYAEMRQRLTSVHFQVLAESSRRFDFNASVGLVWPKLLDENVFFPTLQVEQEAVRLITINNPSDQILFVHLVLHDVALHGRQPIVDGGGGAGGGINLPPEVLTACDNCTLSEESVFSFFLFDSDDIYVNYVKPQSFLRIAIKFSAQLPGTYSTVLYMRNNLTLIDAAWIQARAVVPLFKFGNRRPGSPTALQFEITEKHAQPCYDRYYRQLRSEGRLREYEIDAEGHRHEVVRQDEEAASTGAEKEKKDFMVETRRTFTARNYGEVPILVSAIRIEETPCEGFGFKVLDCTPFELAPNASRKIEIAFAPDFTLSRVVRTLHFDTNINQFSVNFTLLGTVPMHRLDVCNRALPRPWFEYWFRAVLFVVLPTVLFGTLAVAVLDSNRVLRIHFLSLVREKGPLQPPLDLRQIALQHSNSNSAEMAGNTGGGKESTGRVTVGSASHNGSVLNSSSTVISRNNRKPERKNGTHSKGTGGVGGGAFQNGSASSVASSGESASSRFNRSWTDFTIKLGATAKPILAASPTGQKALSGSLLERALPASLSKSRRSITPSKDQQQQQSQSSEVNSQPAPTTSDNTGAPTKDRTKASSPTSISETESLKNVKNGPLFGGKSGSPSSTSTSDLTGVLESNSTASSKQHHHSTSSSSSLSSSSSSSVTAAEEQPVDVRHISSTTGSMSLSSSSTCSSSSSSSSGSSTTSSSSSSPSPTSKQQHYHQSKQQSATTTPATATTKTSVKKTKSLPPAVSYESVVVSLASVFAVTSSELARSGNTITTYTSQKPAAEVTTSTVVTNSSIASPTAAKDGVQMSSKETAPSKVRTGASIGANGKQLLSASNGNGTTKSSVTSANKQQESSVNCMKTGSEKINPFSGASGTADSVGKENSSSGNIISQQEKLTIGNGNSTQAIESSLQQQHQPQSKKFSKTPGRERKPNQSKKGTNGGKGGTATGYKGTALQFNTPAQQQHKSITLGTLLQNASVPVPSTGATVWGENCARFSDVVAQTPAITTSTKSLAGGKQSTVSSIMEALPWLSAVSGSSQSADKSLNHARSHANNASYGTSSAVSTATGSAQNYRKSLHSHQDSMTNGLTTSNTSGSNRTEQKAKDDSYIGGTLEKECSAPFVATSASPDLGPIGTSKKSPTGANGADGDGEEIDGMMGHMGRLGSNVANCWEPFVGPVIHNPSQLASGGSGCDSGGKTMNGGGQQSDSFFSQSFADYPHRQSDQYRGIASMARGSTGMMNGITTSSLLSIAAGHPFTTANGGANQQTEGSAGSSGGTVENDFMEAHFHSSGQQQQQQHLQHQQHQQQHNNHHHGGWNNTSTMDDGHLSQWSLSSHKPLSSTQSSGMNQSWRSTDLWNNLNAQHQYQQQQQQQQMAYESVLHFHSQLAMAAAGANQLPGTSHPLQQHQPQPVPDVRLAHRASNLNDAWLGSGGMTSGQTTVAPPPGFSNHHGLSSSRIVYQDHQQQAYNMLLQHRFQQQQQQQQQQSQQPQQPQQQQLIRQLSSEEPSGASSSGSVSASSTVDSSSGGQTSGATAVASSTTSTSGTSTSGSSSSTSSTYNPFQLPSIWSPANNIDVWAASAGPSEEL, encoded by the exons ATGTTCTCAGTAGGCAGTGAAGAGAACCATGGCAGGACGAGccgaagcaacaacaacagtcgACACCATCGATGGACGGCACGATTCCTTGGACTAGTACTGTTGGTCCTGTTGCAGCTTGAATCGCAGGTGCACTTTCCGCCAGTTGCAGCCACACCGGAAGATACATCTTCCACCTCTGCTTCCCCTTCCTCCGCCACCTCCAGCTCCAGCACATCTTCATCACCCCGGGCAACACAGTCCGGTGTCGGTGCGACATCCGGCTCCCAGTCCGGTTCGTCCTCGCTCATAGACGGGATCATACTGGACGAGAACAGCTTGCTGCTGAGCGCGGGACCGAAAATACTCAGCGAGGAAGCGGCAACCCATCTGTTCTTTCATCCGCCCCAGCTTAACTTTGCCGACCGATCGATCGGCGACCCGCACAACCAGCTGGTGGTGCTGTTTAATAGGCACAAAAACCGTAGCGTCTATCTAGGCTCCATTTCGGGCAGTACGGCCGAATTTTCCAGCTCGTACTTCAAGGAGAAGGTTATTCCGCCCGGTGGCAACACCAGCTTCAACGTGGTATTTCTCCCGCGGAAGCTGGGCCCGGCCGATGGATCCCTGCTCGTGCACACCTCGTTCGGTATGCTCCGGTACGTTGTGCAGGGCGAAGGGATCGAATGTCCGTACCGGTTGCGGCCGCTCGTCGGGCTGCAGGCCCCCCTTAACGCAACCCTATCGCCCGAGATCACACTGTACAACCCGCACGACACACCGCTCCAGATAGTGGAGGTGTACAGTAGCGGGGGCAGCTTTCAGCTCGAGCTGCCGAGCGGAGCACAGGAAGGCCCCCAGGCGCTGTGGGAAATCCCGCCACACAGTACGCGCACGGTGATAAGGGTGCGGTTTCATGCGCGCACCCCCGGCAATCATATCGCGTACGTACGGATCAAGATCTCAGGCGGAGCGGCCAACCCGTCGCTCGTCGATAAGATGCTAGTCGTGCCGATCGAGGTAGAAATCTCGAAGGAGACGGGATTGTACTCGCGTATACCATTTCTCGAGCTGGGCATCGCATCGTCCCTGTCCGGGGCGGAGATGGTAAGCAGCACAGCGGCAAGACGTACTACAACGGCGGCGACTGCACTGGCGGCATCGGTAGACGACAGCGAGTTTGGACTGAGCGTACGGAATGGGCGCAATGTGACGCGACTCAGTCTGGACCTGTACAACTCGGGCAGTCAGGTGGTGAGGGTGAAGAGTTGGGTGGTGCAAGCGGATGATGTGGAATCGGTACGATGTTTGCAGGTGCTGGTGGCGGACGGACCTACACTGCATGTAGAGTTCGATTGGTCCAAGTTGTCAAGTGATCGGCGACACATAAGTGGCCGAATATTGCTTAAGCTAGAACGTATACTTTCCTCGTCGGAGGAGGGAGAACAAGCGATGGGAGATGAGGAGGAAACGGAAGAGGATGGagaccatcatcagcaacagcaccaacagGAGGAACTTCAGAGTCCAGAAGAATCGACGAGTCGGAGTACGTACAAGTACGAACAAGGCGTTATCCGGACAAGCACGAATGAGTATGAAGGTGGAACTGCTACTACCACAGAGGAAGGAGGAGCGGAAGGGGCGGAACGGGCAAAGGTTGTGCCGAGCGTCTACTATATACCGTTTGCCGGTGAGGTGCTTAAAGGAAGCATCCAGTACAATGAGGAAGCGTTACGGTTTCTGCTCCCTTCGTCACAGCACGATCAAGGCACATCCTCCGATGGGAAGATGGATAAGGAAGAGGAGCGAGGACGGCCACTGGTCGTCCGGAATCACTTCAACGTGCCATTGTCCATCACGAACATTAGCGTACCTGAGAACTGTTCGCGATATTTCGCGATCGAGAACTTCCGGCCGGTCGTGCTGCAGCCGAACGATGAGCGCACGCTGCTACGGATTCACCGAATGGCCGGCGTTTACCACCGACTCCTAAACACCTACTTCACCTCGCTTCGGCTCGCGACCAACATCAGCGACTACGAGCTGCCGGTGCTGGGGTACAGTGGACGGTTGGAGCGGTTACTGTCGCCCACGGTCCGGGACGCATCGTTACTAACGCCGACCCGGCTTGTTCAACCGTCGAAGATGGCGGTGGCGGAGGTGGACGGTGATTCGCAGGAGCTAGACTTTGGCGTGCTGCCGATCGCAACGATCGGCGAGGCGCTAGTCGCGTTCCGCAACCCCAATCCCATCCCCATACCGATTATCCACTGGAAGGGTGCGATCACGTCGGAGGCGGCCGTTGGGGCGCCCACCATCACGGTCATTCTGCGGGGCTGTGGGCCGCTCCGGTTGGATGGGTTGGTGTTTTGCCACACGGTGCAGCCGGGCGAGTGGATCGTGTACCAGATCAGCGTGCAGAGCGGCACGATCGACAGCTACCAGGGTCGGTTCACGGTCAAGACGGACTACGAGGAGATCGTGACGCCGCTTCGGTTTACCACGGCCGTCGGCGAGCTGCACCTGATGCGTGAGCGATTGCGCTTTGACGATTGTTTTCCG ggGAAGCTATGCTCACTGTCACTGTTGGCCGCCTCCAGCTTTCCGACCAAGATCCAGATCGAAAGTATCCGAACGGATGTGCCCGGTCTTAGCTACGAGTTCCTGTCGCCCGACAAGCAGCGACCGCTTGCACCGAACCAACCGGTCGCCCTCTATCCGGACACGGTAACTAGCATCGGTCGATTAACGCTCGATCCGAAGGCTCACTGTGGTCCGTCAGATTGTTACAGTAGCTTCGATCTGCTCTCGAAGCCGTTCGGCGTGAAGTGGATGGCCACGTTAGATTGTTATGAGCAGTACAGGCGGCTCGATAGTGATAAACTGTTGCAGCAGCTACAGCAATACGCGGAGATGCGACAGCGGTTGACGAGCGTCCACTTTCAGGTGTTGGCCGAATCGAGCCGAAGGTTCGATTTTAATGCAAGCGTCGGGTTGGTGTGGCCTAAACTGTTGGACGAGAATGTGTTCTTCCCGACGCTCCAGGTAGAGCAGGAAGCAGTCCGACTGATAACGATCAACAATCCCTCGGATCAGATACTGTTCGTGCATTTGGTACTGCACGATGTGGCCCTTCACGGTCGGCAACCTATCGTGGACGGGGGTGGAGGTGCGGGTGGCGGTATCAACTTACCTCCGGAGGTGTTAACCGCCTGTGACAACTGTACGCTGAGCGAGGAGAGcgtgttttccttcttcctgtTCGACAGTGACGACATCTACGTCAACTACGTGAAACCTCAATCGTTTCTGCGGATCGCGATTAAGTTCAGTGCCCAGCTGCCCGGCACCTACTCGACCGTCCTGTACATGCGCAACAATCTCACACTAATTGATGCAGCCTGGATACAGGCACGGGCCGTAGTTCCGCTCTTCAAATTCGGCAATCGGCGACCCGGCTCACCAACGGCACTTCAGTTTGAAATCACGGAAAAGCATGCTCAACCATGTTACGATCGGTATTATCGACAGTTGCGTTCTGAGGGCCGGTTGCGGGAGTACGAAATAGACGCCGAAGGTCATCGGCATGAAGTGGTGCGGCAGGATGAGGAGGCGGCGTCGACGGGtgcagagaaagagaagaaggacTTTATGGTGGAAACGAGACGAACGTTTACGGCTCGCAACTATGGCGAGGTACCGATCCTGGTATCCGCCATCCGTATCGAGGAAACACCGTGCGAAGGTTTCGGCTTCAAGGTGCTGGACTGCACGCCGTTCGAGCTCGCGCCAAACGCTAGCCGAAAGATTGAGATTGCGTTTGCGCCCGACTTTACGCTCTCGCGCGTCGTACGCACCCTGCACTTTGACACGAACATTAATCAGTTTTCGGTGAACTTTACGCTGCTGGGCACGGTACCAATGCACCGGTTGGATGTGTGTAATCGGGCTCTACCACGGCCCTGGTTCGAGTACTGGTTCCGAGCGGTGCTGTTTGTGGTGCTGCCGACCGTATTGTTCGGAACGCTGGCCGTCGCTGTGCTCGACTCGAACCGTGTTCTGAGGATCCATTTTTTGAGCCTCGTGCGCGAGAAAGGTCCGCTGCAGCCGCCGCTTGATCTACGGCAGATTGCTCTACAACACTCGAACAGTAACAGTGCGGAAATGGCAGGAAATACTGGTGGAGGGAAGGAATCCACCGGACGAGTGACTGTTGGATCGGCGAGTCACAACGGTAGTGTACTCAACTCTTCCTCCACGGTGATATCTCGAAACAACCGTAAGCCGGAACGTAAAAATGGAACACACTCAAAGGGTACCGGAGGAGTAGGAGGAGGAGCATTCCAGAACGGAAGTGCGAGCAGTGTAGCGTCTTCGGGGGAAAGCGCGTCCAGTCGATTCAATCGTAGTTGGACGGATTTTACAATAAAGCTTGGTGCGACGGCCAAACccattcttgctgcttcacccACTGGTCAGAAGGCGTTGTCTGGCTCACTGCTGGAAAGAGCTCTTCCTGCATCCCTGTCCAAGAGTCGTCGCTCAATAACTCCGTCGAaagaccagcagcagcagcagtcacaAAGTTCGGAAGTGAACTCCCAACCGGCACCAACCACTAGCGATAACACTGGAGCACCAACCAAAGACAGAACGAAAGCATCATCCCCAACGTCCATATCCGAAACGGAAAGCCTGAAAAACGTGAAGAATGGACCGCTGTTCGGTGGGAAATCGGGATCACCGAGCAGCACTTCAACCAGTGACTTAACCGGCGTGCTTGAATCAAATTCAACCGCCAGCAGCAAGCAACATCACCATTCGacttcgtcgtcgtcctcgctatcatcatcgtcctcatcATCGGTGACCGCAGCAGAAGAACAACCAGTCGACGTGCGGCACATTTCGTCCACCACCGGTTCGATGTCCCTTTCTTCCTCCTCAACCtgctcatcgtcatcatcatcatcctccggGTCATCTACGACATCCTCGTCGTCTtcgtcaccatcaccaacgTCGAAGCAGCAACACTATCATCAATCGAAGCAACAGTCCGCAACAACAACTCCAGCGACAGCAACCACCAAAACGAGCGtcaagaaaacgaaaagcttACCACCGGCCGTGAGCTATGAATCGGTGGTAGTCTCATTAGCATCGGTGTTTGCCGTCACCAGCAGCGAACTAGCGCGGTCGGGCAACACCATCACAACCTATACTAGTCAGAAACCGGCGGCGGAAGTAACTACATCGACGGTGGTCACAAATTCCTCCATAGCGTCACCCACTGCTGCGAAGGATGGCGTCCAGATGTCGTCCAAGGAAACGGCGCCAAGTAAGGTACGCACAGGAGCATCCATCGGTGCTAATGGGAAGCAACTGCTGAGTGCatcaaatggaaatggaaccaCAAAGTCCTCGGTGACTTCCGCCAACAAACAGCAAGAATCGTCAGTGAACTGTATGAAGACGGGCAGTGAGAAGATCAACCCTTTCAGTGGTGCATCCGGAACAGCGGACAGtgttggaaaggaaaacagcTCCAGTGGCAACATCATCAGCCAACAGGAGAAACTAACCATCGGAAATGGAAATAGCACACAG GCTATCGAATCGtcactgcagcagcagcatcagccacAATCGAAGAAGTTCAGCAAAACACCTGGCCGTGAGCGGAAACCGAACCAAAGCAAGAAAGGCACGAACGGCGGTAAAGGAGGAACTGCGACGGGTTATAAGGGAACGGCGCTACAGTTTAATACCCCCGCTCAGCAACAGCACAAATCGATCACGCTTGGCACACTGCTGCAGAATGCTTCCGTACCAGTGCCGTCGACCGGTGCCACGGTTTGGGGAGAAAACTGTGCCCGATTTAGTGATGTCGTTGCCCAAACTCCGGCTATTACTACTTCTACGAAGTCGCTGGCAGGTGGAAAACAATCCACGGTTAGTTCCATCATGGAAGCTTTGCCATGGCTTTCGGCGGTTTCCGGCAGCAGTCAATCCGCTGATAAGTCGCTAAACCATGCACGTTCTCATGCAAATAATGCGAGTTACGGAACAAGTTCGGCGGTTTCAACTGCTACAGGAAGTGCTCAAAACTATCGAAAATCGTTGCATTCGCATCAGGATTCTATGACCAATGGGCTAACTACTTCCAACACGAGTGGATCGAATCGGACGGAACAAAAAGCAAAGGACGATAGCTATATCGGAGGTACACTCGAGAAGGAATGTTCTGCACCGTTTGTTGCTACCAGTGCATCGCCCGATCTTGGACCTATTGGAACGTCGAAGAAATCGCCTACCGGTGCGAACGGTGCCGATGGCGACGGGGAGGAAATCGATGGAATGATGGGTCATATGGGAAGACTTGGATCGAATGTGGCCAACTGCTGGGAACCGTTTGTTGGTCCCGTCATCCACAATCCGTCACAGCTGGCGAGCGGCGGTTCCGGCTGTGATTCTGGTGGTAAAACGATGAACGGTGGTGGCCAACAGTCGGATAGTTTTTTCTCGCAATCGTTTGCCGATTATCCGCACCGTCAGAGTGATCAGTACCGGGGCATTGCTTCGATGGCGCGAGGTTCGACTGGGATGATGAATGGTATCACTACGTCGTCGTTACTTTCGATTGCTGCTGGGCATCCGTTTACTACGGCTAATGGTGGTGCTAATCAACAAACGGAGGGTAGTGCTGGTAGTTCAGGAGGCACTGTTGAGAATGATTTTATGGAAGCTCACTTCCATTCTTccggtcagcagcagcagcagcagcatctgcaacatcagcaacatcagcagcaacacaatAACCATCACCACGGTGGTTGGAACAACACGAGCACAATGGATGATGGACATCTGTCGCAATGGTCACTATCTTCGCACAAACCGTTGTCCTCTACGCAGTCGAGCGGTATGAATCAAAGCTGGCGCTCGACGGATCTTTGGAACAATCTGAACGCTCAACATCAgtatcaacaacagcagcaacaacaacaaatggcGTACGAATCGGTCCTTCACTTTCATTCTCAACTGGCAATGGCTGCGGCAGGAGCTAATCAGCTTCCGGGGACTTCTCATCCGCTTCAGCAGCACCAACCGCAACCAGTTCCGGATGTTCGGCTTGCTCATCGTGCTTCGAATCTTAACGATGCGTGGCTAGGTTCGGGCGGAATGACTTCCGGTCAGACAACCGTAGCTCCACCGCCTGGTTTTTCCAATCATCACGGTTTATCGTCGAGTCGGATTGTTTATCAAGATCATCAGCAGCAAGCTTACAACATGCTTCTTCAGCACCGattccaacagcaacaacagcagcagcagcagcaatcgcaacaaccacaacaaccacaacaacaacagcttatCCGTCAACTTTCATCCGAAGAGCCTTCCGGTGCTTCTTCAAGTGGTAGTGTTTCGGCATCCTCTACGGTTGACTCATCCTCTGGTGGGCAGACATCGGGCGCAACGGCAGtagcatcatcaacaacttCAACATCCGGAACATCAACTTCCGGATCCTCGTCGTCGACTTCCTCGACGTACAACCCGTTTCAGCTGCCATCGATCTGGTCTCCTGCCAACAATATCGATGTGTGGGCTGCATCTGCTGGACCGTCGGAGGAACTATAG
- the LOC126565507 gene encoding ubiquitin-fold modifier-conjugating enzyme 1: MVDDGTRKALSGIPLLKTKAGPRDKELWVQRLKEEYQALIKYVQNNKASDMDWFRLESNKEGTKWFGKCWYMHNLHKYEFDVEFDIPITYPTTSPEIALPELDGKTAKMYRGGKICLTDHFKPLWARNVPKFGIAHAMALGLSPWLAVEVPDLIEKGIISYQEKGASSG, encoded by the exons ATGGTTGATGATGGAACGCGTAAAGCGCTGAGTGGCATCCCGCTGCTCAAAACGAAAGCAGGCCCGAGAGATAAGGAGCTGTGGGTGCAACGATTGAAGGAGGAGTACCAGGCACTAATTAAG TACGTGCAAAATAACAAAGCCTCAGACATGGACTGGTTCCGGTTAGAGTCGAACAAGGAAGGTACGAAATGGTTCGGCAAGTGTTGGTACATGCACAATCTACACAAGTACGAGTTCGATGTGGAGTTTGAT ATTCCAATCACGTATCCGACAACATCGCCCGAAATTGCACTACCAGAGCTGGACGGTAAGACGGCCAAAATGTACCGGGGCGGTAAAATCTGTCTGACCGATCACTTCAAACCGCTGTGGGCGAGAAACGTGCCCAAATTCGGTATTGCACACGCAATGGCCTTAGGG CTATCCCCCTGGTTAGCGGTAGAAGTCCCAGATCTAATAGAGAAAGGCATCATATCGTATCAAGAAAAAGGAGCATCATCCGGCTAG